ACCACGTGTTTTGGAGAAAAGGAGCCTTGCTGCGTGCTCTGAAATCACACTGTTAGCTTGATGTGCAGTGGTCAGCTTGGGCCATGTTTGCCTTGAGAAGGGAGAGTCCTCGAACCCAGAAATAGATAATTGTTCAGGAATTGCGATATTCATAAGCCTAGAGGCAAATAATGCACCGGCTGCGATTTCATCGTTTCCGCCTAAAATAGCAGTTATTTTGGCTGCATTATTATCTTTCAATAGGGCTTTGGCACCTTCAACTCCAGACTCAAAAGAATAGGTTCCTTCATAAATAAGCCCCTCTTCTATACTGAGGCCGTGATCTTCCAGTGCTTGCTGGTAACCTGCAAGTCGTTCAGTTGTTGATTTGTGCTCAGAATCTCCACAAGCAAAAGCAATTGTTTTGTGGCCCAAATTAATAAGGTGTACGGTGATTTCATATGCCGCTGCATAGTCATCTACGTAAATGCAATTGTTATTTTTAGTTTCTGATGCAGTATCGGGGTCGCTTGAGTTAGATTCACTCTGCCCAGATAGTAACCTAACATAGGCGACGCCTAACTCATCGAGCATATTTATAATGTCCTGTTGCTCAGAAAGGGGAGGTGTTAGTACGAGCCCTGCTAATCGAGAACGCTGTATCATGGTGGCAATCTCTTTGTGCATATCAGGATCTTGTGCACAACATGGATGAATAACGAGTTCATACCCCTCATCTTTACATCTAGATAAAACACCATTTTGCATATCAATGACGTAATAGGCATTAGGGTTGTCATAAACCAAACCTATTGCAAAAGAAGAAGTACCCGCTAAGTTCCGGGCAGCAGTGTTTGGCTGATAATCAAGTTCTTTTACTGCTTGCATAACCAAATCATAAGTTTTTTTTCTTACTGAGG
This genomic window from Pseudoalteromonas luteoviolacea contains:
- a CDS encoding LacI family DNA-binding transcriptional regulator encodes the protein MKVTINDVAKHAGVSMKTVSRVINKEPSVRKKTYDLVMQAVKELDYQPNTAARNLAGTSSFAIGLVYDNPNAYYVIDMQNGVLSRCKDEGYELVIHPCCAQDPDMHKEIATMIQRSRLAGLVLTPPLSEQQDIINMLDELGVAYVRLLSGQSESNSSDPDTASETKNNNCIYVDDYAAAYEITVHLINLGHKTIAFACGDSEHKSTTERLAGYQQALEDHGLSIEEGLIYEGTYSFESGVEGAKALLKDNNAAKITAILGGNDEIAAGALFASRLMNIAIPEQLSISGFEDSPFSRQTWPKLTTAHQANSVISEHAARLLFSKTRGSRKQDKDIITTFTPTVVVRESTGPAPV